Part of the Vigna angularis cultivar LongXiaoDou No.4 chromosome 1, ASM1680809v1, whole genome shotgun sequence genome, AGAGACGAGAAGAAAATAGGGGAAACGAAGTAATAGGTGTAACTAGTGATGCGATGGAGAAGAGacaaataagaagaaaatatgatgaaattgagatggaagagaaagtgagtgtatggtgattattttttttatctgataTTAAGAGTTTTTACTGGTTTTGTATACAATAAATTATGTCGGTTGTTCTTCAACCAGTTTAGGTTTTTTAATCTGTATTTTGAAGAATAGAATGTTTTCAGGCTAGAATCAGATCATtgcttaaatttataaaactttgaATGACTGTGTTGGGTTGCAAATTGTAATGTGGATGAAGGTAAAGACATGATTTGGTATCTGGGAGATTGAAGTTTTAATTCCGGCTAATTATTTGGATCCTTACTCCTAATAgtttattgattagcttttctTCAAAGAGAGGAATTTCCTACTTTTGTGCAGAacagtgttttctttttttcctataaaacattaattcttgaaaaaaagaagaaaatttttcGCAACTTCAATTACTTACTCATTATTGTATAAAACTTTTATAGGCGTTCCACCCGGAAAGGTAGCAGTCATGCAGATATGTACTGACAGTAGTCATTGCCATGTTCTACATTTCGTAACAACCAACTTGAGCTCAGGTTCCAGCTCCCCCACGCCAGGTGCGACCGCCATGACCGCGATACCTTCCGCTTTTTGCACGCGCCATTCGAAACGACGCCCGCGCTCACCGGCTTCGCCAGCCGCGGCGCCTCCGACTCCGTCGCCACGTagagcagaagaagaagaagaagggtgaAGTTGGGTGGAAGATGTAATCACGGATGAAGTTAGGTGGAAGAcggaaggaagagagagaaggggagaaaaagtgagaaatttatatttattaagacttttttcataataagtataatatatatatacatccttgaaatataatttttagcaTTGGTTTAGTATAATCCTCAtactttatattcttttatttaactatatttttaatatttttttacatgaaataaattattgattgattttgaAGTGTCACCATggttaaaatgtaaaaatttataatgatatCTAATATAACCTTATTTAGATATACATAACAATTTGGATAAAGACGACAATATTAttagtatataatattttattttagatgattatatatgataagatttttttttcaactgtgttttttctttttcacgtcaataaaaaatataattgtgtgAAAGAATTCCACAaccaaaacaatttaaaaacagCAAAATTGCcagtatttatttagaaaaaatattaaaaatgaatattatagAAACCAACTCTTATATCAATGAATCATCTACgaagaaaaacattttatataccttggatttcttataaaattaaatgtgtaaaatttaaataattttgaaagttCTTTACTATACTCCTCAAAATAATCAACAATAACtataataagattttatttttcatttactatACTATTTTATCTGCCTTCATGAAAaccaaatactaataatatcatattaaattaaggaatactattatttttaaataaatataggtaccaaatattaataatatcatattaaattaaggaataatattatttttaaataaatacaggTGACATTATTTCTACGCATTTactgatataataaaaaagaaaaaatatgtaattagtttttttag contains:
- the LOC128194991 gene encoding uncharacterized protein LOC128194991, with product MAVASRRLRDLQSQAANKICVDYTQKNLQWASVSYNVFMCLECVPPGKVAVMQICTDSSHCHVLHFVTTNLSSGSSSPTPGATAMTAIPSAFCTRHSKRRPRSPASPAAAPPTPSPRRAEEEEEG